The following proteins are encoded in a genomic region of Salvelinus namaycush isolate Seneca chromosome 12, SaNama_1.0, whole genome shotgun sequence:
- the phldb2a gene encoding pleckstrin homology-like domain family B member 2 isoform X5, with amino-acid sequence MRQHTKGTLCLGESNFFHFNHPEEASRMKSMLPQKSPVTTMGYGSDCVKTEHSNGSSVGGTVMRGSRSKAELQDLMETLQRRKSALEASLRASAESTRTYLSLPPPSPVSPTAHGSSERPLSSRGLPYMTSSSMPPSPRQGERPLSPNPPYTRSRHQSQDSLLLSNSSDGRRPPVASSILSMWNGSSSYGEPAPRPPRGHSGAASMPSSPRLGRRLYAQGRNVDNGMDPAPRQRKYSTGSLNGLGSTHSRSLPRLHRSADSPALSLPPRRSMVSHRGEKVSVSFSSKSRRSLFSLERPPDVTVPATASVPGTPRRASLASLGCELEGGGLQGSSPCLDLGLGERRLSFGKGGLGPRSRRGSISSLNGKEELRDYHMHQRDERLREQEVQRLERQRLETILSLCTELGRVERDQRGLAVSDLQKINKELEKLQVSDDESVFSDSPGSVSGTAPENGFGTRPEGYQLAEERQVRERHHRDARAQSPALSLRSSAPSPSPRHRAKQQAAEDVHLKQEVSRIEEERIQVLNNVEEVEQKIKDLDNQMEESIREMEVERALLEGEQVSEMALLQREKEVLDQLNEKIGSTDKTALTEKSQDVEVLEAERKWFEDLEFQQLERESRQDEEKEGRNQHLLREIADYQRSTVTRKERLLTLKKQSTQITQQSQREKDSFLKEKNNLLLMLQRERENLASLERKYAEVTGGQAFPNNPVAMKEHFRSLEERRRGSKENSHLSDNLRKRSQQPLSHYSSSTLGRSLSSKSHVPLSQSSSCGSAIPRGLSVSPRDLESQRLLKAGHSHLYVSEDRQRLVDLCSRTVSESNVFLESFHYADNGHAFDTLSVDSSDSMETSISACSPDNISSASTSNVAKIEEMERLLREAQADKNRLLEHREREMEVRRQALEEERRRREDLEKRLQEETNRRQKMIEREVKLREKQRAQARPMTRYLPQRKDDFDLHGHIEAAGHNPDNCYHLAITDKTCRGFLVKMGGKIKTWKKRWFVFDRNRRTLAYYADKHEAKMKGVIYFQAIEEVYYDHLKNAHKSPNPSLTFSVKTHDRVYYMVSPSPEAMRIWMDVIVTGAEGYMHFMV; translated from the exons ATGAGACAGCACACAAAG ggTACACTCTGTCTAGGTGAATCCAACTTCTTCCACTTTAACCACCCAGAGGAGGCCAGTCGAATGAAGAGCATGCTGCCCCAGAAGAGTCCTGTCACCACAATGGGCTACGGCTCAG ACTGTGTGAAGACTGAGCACAGCAATGGCAGCTCAGTGGGTGGCACCGTGATGAGAGGCTCCCGTTCGAAGGCGGAGCTGCAGGACTTGATGGAGACTCTGCAGCGCAGGAAGAGTGCTCTGGAGGCTAGCCTGAGGGCCAGCGCAGAATCTACCCGCACCTACCTCAGCCTGCCTCCTCCCAGCCCTGTGTCCCCCACTGCCCACGGGAGCTCCGAGCGCCCCCTCTCCTCCAGAGGCCTCCCCTacatgaccagcagcagcatgcCCCCCTCCCCTCGCCAGGGCGAGCGCCCTCTCAGCCCCAACCCGCCATACACACGCTCACGCCACCAATCACAGGACAGCCtgctcctctctaactcctctgATGGTCGCCGCCCCCCTGTAGCCAGTTCTATATTGTCCATGTGGAATGGTTCCTCTTCCTATGGGGAGCCTGCCCCCCGCCCACCTCGGGGCCACAGCGGTGCGGCCAGCATGCCCTCCAGCCCTCGTCTAGGCCGCAGGCTATACGCCCAGGGCCGGAACGTGGACAATGGTATGGACCCTGCACCACGTCAGAGGAAGTACTCTACAGGGTCACTCAACGGTCTGGGCTCTACCCACAGCCGCTCTCTACCCCGCCTCCACCGTTCGGCTGACTCCCCGGCTCTGTCCCTGCCACCACGCCGCTCCATGGTCTCCCACCGAGGGGAGAAGGTTTCTGTGTCCTTCTCCTCCAAGTCGAGGCGCAGCCTGTTTTCTCTGGAGCGGCCGCCAGACGTGACTGTGCCAGCCACAGCTAGTGTACCGGGTACTCCCCGCCGGGCCAGCCTGGCCTCTCTGGGCTGTGAGCTGGAGGGAGGGGGCCTGCAGGGCTCCTCACCCTGCCTGGACCTGGGCCTGGGCGAGAGGAGGCTGTCCTTTGGGAAGGGGGGACTGGGGCCGAGATCGAGGAGGGGCAGCATCAGCTCTCTGAATGGGAAGGAGGAGCTGAGAGACTACCACATGCACCAGAGAGATGAGAGGCTCAGAGAACAGGAGGTGCAGAGACTG GAGCGCCAGCGACTGGAGACCATCCTGAGCCTGTGTACTGAGCTGGGCCGTGTGGAGCGGGACCAGAGAGGCTTGGCCGTCTCCGACCTGCAGAAGATCAACAAGGAGCTGGAGAAGTTGCAGGTGTCTGATGATGAGTCTGTGTTCTCCGACTCCCCTGGCAGCGTCAGCGGCACCGCCCCGGAGAACGGCTTTGGCACCAGACCCGAGGGATACCAGTTGGCAGAGGAGCGGCAGGTCCGCGAGCGCCATCACAGGGATGCCAGGGCTCAGTCACCTGCTCTCAGCCTGCGCAGCAGTGCCCCCTCACCCTCCCCTCGCCACAGAGCCAAG CAGCAGGCTGCGGAGGATGTGCATCTGAAACAGGAAGTGAGCCGTATTGAGGAGGAGAGGATCCAGGTGCTGAACAACGTAGAGGAGGTGGAGCAGAAGATCAAAGACCTGGACAACCAGATGGAGGAGTCCATCAGAGAG ATGGAGGTAGAGCGGGCTCTGCTGGAGGGGGAGCAGGTCTCTGAGATGGCTCTgctacagagggagaaggaggtactgGACCAACTCAATGAGAAGATTGGCAGCACTGACAAGACTGCCCTCACAGAGAAGTCCCAG GATGTGGAGGTACTGGAGGCTGAGAGGAAGTGGTTTGAAGACCTGGAGTTccagcagctggagagagagagtcgtcaGGACGAGGAGAAGGAGGGTCGGAACCAGCATTTACTGCGAGAGATAGCAGATTACCAGCGTAGTACTGTCACACGCAAGGAGAGACTCCTGACCCTGAAGAAGCAGTCAACACAGATTACCCAGCAGTCTCAGCGAGAGAAGGACAGCTTTCTGAAAGAGAAGAACAACCTGCTCCTCATGCTTCAGAGG GAGAGGGAGAACCTGGCCTCGCTGGAGAGGAAGTATGCTGAAGTGACTGGAGGGCAGGCCTTCCCTAACAACCCTGTTGCCATGAAAGAG CACTTCCGctctctggaggagaggaggcggGGCAGTAAGGAGAACTCCCACCTCAGTGACAATCTCCGTAAGAGGAGCCAGCAGCCCCTCAGTCACTACAGCAGCTCCACACTGGGCCGCAGCCTGTCCTCTAAG TCCCACGTGCCCCTGTCCCAGAGCTCCAGCTGTGGTAGTGCCATCCCCCGgggcctctctgtctctcccagagATCTGGAATCTCAACGCCTGCTCAAGG CAGGCCACAGCCACCTGTACGTGagtgaggacagacagagactggtTGACCTGTGTAGCAGGACCGTCTCAGAGTCCAACGTCTTCCTGGAGTCCTTCCACTACGCAGACAACGGCCATGCCTTCGACACGCTCAGCGTGGACAGCTCTGACAGCATGGAGACCAGCATCTCTGCCTGCTCCCCAGACAACATctccag TGCCAGCACATCCAACGTAGCAAAGATTGAAGAGATGGAACGTTTGTTACGAGAGGCCCAGGCTGATAAGAATCGTCTCCTTGAGCACAGG GAGCGTGAGATGGAGGTGCGCAGGCAGGCCCTGGAGGAGGAGCGGCGGAGGAGGGAGGACCTGGAGAAGAGACTGCAGGAGGAGACCAACAGGAGGCAGAAGATGATCGAGAGGGAGGTGAAGCTACGTGAGAAACAGAGGGCACAG GCCCGGCCGATGACACGCTACCTACCTCAGAGGAAGGATGACTTTGACCTCCATGGTCACATCGAGGCAGCTGGACACAACCCAGACAACTGCTACCACCTGGCCATCACCGATAAAACCTGCAGAGGGTTCCTGGTCAAGATGGGTGGCAAGATCAAGACCTGGAAGAAACGCTGGTTTGTCTTCGACCGGAACCGCAGGACACTGGCCTACTACGCAG ACAAACACGAGGCCAAGATGAAAGGAGTCATCTACTTCCAAGCCATAGAAGAGGTTTACTATGATCATTTAAAGAATGCACACAAG AGCCCGAACCCATCGCTGACGTTCAGCGTGAAGACCCATGACAGGGTGTACTACATGGTGTCTCCCTCCCCTGAG
- the phldb2a gene encoding pleckstrin homology-like domain family B member 2 isoform X2, giving the protein MRQHTKGTLCLGESNFFHFNHPEEASRMKSMLPQKSPVTTMGYGSDCVKTEHSNGSSVGGTVMRGSRSKAELQDLMETLQRRKSALEASLRASAESTRTYLSLPPPSPVSPTAHGSSERPLSSRGLPYMTSSSMPPSPRQGERPLSPNPPYTRSRHQSQDSLLLSNSSDGRRPPVASSILSMWNGSSSYGEPAPRPPRGHSGAASMPSSPRLGRRLYAQGRNVDNGMDPAPRQRKYSTGSLNGLGSTHSRSLPRLHRSADSPALSLPPRRSMVSHRGEKVSVSFSSKSRRSLFSLERPPDVTVPATASVPGTPRRASLASLGCELEGGGLQGSSPCLDLGLGERRLSFGKGGLGPRSRRGSISSLNGKEELRDYHMHQRDERLREQEVQRLERQRLETILSLCTELGRVERDQRGLAVSDLQKINKELEKLQVSDDESVFSDSPGSVSGTAPENGFGTRPEGYQLAEERQVRERHHRDARAQSPALSLRSSAPSPSPRHRAKQAAEDVHLKQEVSRIEEERIQVLNNVEEVEQKIKDLDNQMEESIREMEVERALLEGEQVSEMALLQREKEVLDQLNEKIGSTDKTALTEKSQEKALLDAERVKVERLAELVSEQRTQLDNCPEALKEQLQQQLSRDVEVLEAERKWFEDLEFQQLERESRQDEEKEGRNQHLLREIADYQRSTVTRKERLLTLKKQSTQITQQSQREKDSFLKEKNNLLLMLQRERENLASLERKYAEVTGGQAFPNNPVAMKEHFRSLEERRRGSKENSHLSDNLRKRSQQPLSHYSSSTLGRSLSSKSHVPLSQSSSCGSAIPRGLSVSPRDLESQRLLKAGHSHLYVSEDRQRLVDLCSRTVSESNVFLESFHYADNGHAFDTLSVDSSDSMETSISACSPDNISSASTSNVAKIEEMERLLREAQADKNRLLEHREREMEVRRQALEEERRRREDLEKRLQEETNRRQKMIEREVKLREKQRAQARPMTRYLPQRKDDFDLHGHIEAAGHNPDNCYHLAITDKTCRGFLVKMGGKIKTWKKRWFVFDRNRRTLAYYADKHEAKMKGVIYFQAIEEVYYDHLKNAHKSPNPSLTFSVKTHDRVYYMVSPSPEAMRIWMDVIVTGAEGYMHFMV; this is encoded by the exons ATGAGACAGCACACAAAG ggTACACTCTGTCTAGGTGAATCCAACTTCTTCCACTTTAACCACCCAGAGGAGGCCAGTCGAATGAAGAGCATGCTGCCCCAGAAGAGTCCTGTCACCACAATGGGCTACGGCTCAG ACTGTGTGAAGACTGAGCACAGCAATGGCAGCTCAGTGGGTGGCACCGTGATGAGAGGCTCCCGTTCGAAGGCGGAGCTGCAGGACTTGATGGAGACTCTGCAGCGCAGGAAGAGTGCTCTGGAGGCTAGCCTGAGGGCCAGCGCAGAATCTACCCGCACCTACCTCAGCCTGCCTCCTCCCAGCCCTGTGTCCCCCACTGCCCACGGGAGCTCCGAGCGCCCCCTCTCCTCCAGAGGCCTCCCCTacatgaccagcagcagcatgcCCCCCTCCCCTCGCCAGGGCGAGCGCCCTCTCAGCCCCAACCCGCCATACACACGCTCACGCCACCAATCACAGGACAGCCtgctcctctctaactcctctgATGGTCGCCGCCCCCCTGTAGCCAGTTCTATATTGTCCATGTGGAATGGTTCCTCTTCCTATGGGGAGCCTGCCCCCCGCCCACCTCGGGGCCACAGCGGTGCGGCCAGCATGCCCTCCAGCCCTCGTCTAGGCCGCAGGCTATACGCCCAGGGCCGGAACGTGGACAATGGTATGGACCCTGCACCACGTCAGAGGAAGTACTCTACAGGGTCACTCAACGGTCTGGGCTCTACCCACAGCCGCTCTCTACCCCGCCTCCACCGTTCGGCTGACTCCCCGGCTCTGTCCCTGCCACCACGCCGCTCCATGGTCTCCCACCGAGGGGAGAAGGTTTCTGTGTCCTTCTCCTCCAAGTCGAGGCGCAGCCTGTTTTCTCTGGAGCGGCCGCCAGACGTGACTGTGCCAGCCACAGCTAGTGTACCGGGTACTCCCCGCCGGGCCAGCCTGGCCTCTCTGGGCTGTGAGCTGGAGGGAGGGGGCCTGCAGGGCTCCTCACCCTGCCTGGACCTGGGCCTGGGCGAGAGGAGGCTGTCCTTTGGGAAGGGGGGACTGGGGCCGAGATCGAGGAGGGGCAGCATCAGCTCTCTGAATGGGAAGGAGGAGCTGAGAGACTACCACATGCACCAGAGAGATGAGAGGCTCAGAGAACAGGAGGTGCAGAGACTG GAGCGCCAGCGACTGGAGACCATCCTGAGCCTGTGTACTGAGCTGGGCCGTGTGGAGCGGGACCAGAGAGGCTTGGCCGTCTCCGACCTGCAGAAGATCAACAAGGAGCTGGAGAAGTTGCAGGTGTCTGATGATGAGTCTGTGTTCTCCGACTCCCCTGGCAGCGTCAGCGGCACCGCCCCGGAGAACGGCTTTGGCACCAGACCCGAGGGATACCAGTTGGCAGAGGAGCGGCAGGTCCGCGAGCGCCATCACAGGGATGCCAGGGCTCAGTCACCTGCTCTCAGCCTGCGCAGCAGTGCCCCCTCACCCTCCCCTCGCCACAGAGCCAAG CAGGCTGCGGAGGATGTGCATCTGAAACAGGAAGTGAGCCGTATTGAGGAGGAGAGGATCCAGGTGCTGAACAACGTAGAGGAGGTGGAGCAGAAGATCAAAGACCTGGACAACCAGATGGAGGAGTCCATCAGAGAG ATGGAGGTAGAGCGGGCTCTGCTGGAGGGGGAGCAGGTCTCTGAGATGGCTCTgctacagagggagaaggaggtactgGACCAACTCAATGAGAAGATTGGCAGCACTGACAAGACTGCCCTCACAGAGAAGTCCCAG GAGAAAGCCCTGCTCGATGCTGAGAGGGTAAAAGTAGAGAGGCTGGCGGAGCTTGTCTCTGAGCAGAGGACCCAGCTGGACAACTGTCCCGAGGCGCTCAAGGAGCAGCTTCAGCAGCAGCTCTCCAGG GATGTGGAGGTACTGGAGGCTGAGAGGAAGTGGTTTGAAGACCTGGAGTTccagcagctggagagagagagtcgtcaGGACGAGGAGAAGGAGGGTCGGAACCAGCATTTACTGCGAGAGATAGCAGATTACCAGCGTAGTACTGTCACACGCAAGGAGAGACTCCTGACCCTGAAGAAGCAGTCAACACAGATTACCCAGCAGTCTCAGCGAGAGAAGGACAGCTTTCTGAAAGAGAAGAACAACCTGCTCCTCATGCTTCAGAGG GAGAGGGAGAACCTGGCCTCGCTGGAGAGGAAGTATGCTGAAGTGACTGGAGGGCAGGCCTTCCCTAACAACCCTGTTGCCATGAAAGAG CACTTCCGctctctggaggagaggaggcggGGCAGTAAGGAGAACTCCCACCTCAGTGACAATCTCCGTAAGAGGAGCCAGCAGCCCCTCAGTCACTACAGCAGCTCCACACTGGGCCGCAGCCTGTCCTCTAAG TCCCACGTGCCCCTGTCCCAGAGCTCCAGCTGTGGTAGTGCCATCCCCCGgggcctctctgtctctcccagagATCTGGAATCTCAACGCCTGCTCAAGG CAGGCCACAGCCACCTGTACGTGagtgaggacagacagagactggtTGACCTGTGTAGCAGGACCGTCTCAGAGTCCAACGTCTTCCTGGAGTCCTTCCACTACGCAGACAACGGCCATGCCTTCGACACGCTCAGCGTGGACAGCTCTGACAGCATGGAGACCAGCATCTCTGCCTGCTCCCCAGACAACATctccag TGCCAGCACATCCAACGTAGCAAAGATTGAAGAGATGGAACGTTTGTTACGAGAGGCCCAGGCTGATAAGAATCGTCTCCTTGAGCACAGG GAGCGTGAGATGGAGGTGCGCAGGCAGGCCCTGGAGGAGGAGCGGCGGAGGAGGGAGGACCTGGAGAAGAGACTGCAGGAGGAGACCAACAGGAGGCAGAAGATGATCGAGAGGGAGGTGAAGCTACGTGAGAAACAGAGGGCACAG GCCCGGCCGATGACACGCTACCTACCTCAGAGGAAGGATGACTTTGACCTCCATGGTCACATCGAGGCAGCTGGACACAACCCAGACAACTGCTACCACCTGGCCATCACCGATAAAACCTGCAGAGGGTTCCTGGTCAAGATGGGTGGCAAGATCAAGACCTGGAAGAAACGCTGGTTTGTCTTCGACCGGAACCGCAGGACACTGGCCTACTACGCAG ACAAACACGAGGCCAAGATGAAAGGAGTCATCTACTTCCAAGCCATAGAAGAGGTTTACTATGATCATTTAAAGAATGCACACAAG AGCCCGAACCCATCGCTGACGTTCAGCGTGAAGACCCATGACAGGGTGTACTACATGGTGTCTCCCTCCCCTGAG
- the phldb2a gene encoding pleckstrin homology-like domain family B member 2 isoform X4 codes for MKSMLPQKSPVTTMGYGSDCVKTEHSNGSSVGGTVMRGSRSKAELQDLMETLQRRKSALEASLRASAESTRTYLSLPPPSPVSPTAHGSSERPLSSRGLPYMTSSSMPPSPRQGERPLSPNPPYTRSRHQSQDSLLLSNSSDGRRPPVASSILSMWNGSSSYGEPAPRPPRGHSGAASMPSSPRLGRRLYAQGRNVDNGMDPAPRQRKYSTGSLNGLGSTHSRSLPRLHRSADSPALSLPPRRSMVSHRGEKVSVSFSSKSRRSLFSLERPPDVTVPATASVPGTPRRASLASLGCELEGGGLQGSSPCLDLGLGERRLSFGKGGLGPRSRRGSISSLNGKEELRDYHMHQRDERLREQEVQRLERQRLETILSLCTELGRVERDQRGLAVSDLQKINKELEKLQVSDDESVFSDSPGSVSGTAPENGFGTRPEGYQLAEERQVRERHHRDARAQSPALSLRSSAPSPSPRHRAKQQAAEDVHLKQEVSRIEEERIQVLNNVEEVEQKIKDLDNQMEESIREMEVERALLEGEQVSEMALLQREKEVLDQLNEKIGSTDKTALTEKSQEKALLDAERVKVERLAELVSEQRTQLDNCPEALKEQLQQQLSRDVEVLEAERKWFEDLEFQQLERESRQDEEKEGRNQHLLREIADYQRSTVTRKERLLTLKKQSTQITQQSQREKDSFLKEKNNLLLMLQRERENLASLERKYAEVTGGQAFPNNPVAMKEHFRSLEERRRGSKENSHLSDNLRKRSQQPLSHYSSSTLGRSLSSKSHVPLSQSSSCGSAIPRGLSVSPRDLESQRLLKAGHSHLYVSEDRQRLVDLCSRTVSESNVFLESFHYADNGHAFDTLSVDSSDSMETSISACSPDNISSASTSNVAKIEEMERLLREAQADKNRLLEHREREMEVRRQALEEERRRREDLEKRLQEETNRRQKMIEREVKLREKQRAQARPMTRYLPQRKDDFDLHGHIEAAGHNPDNCYHLAITDKTCRGFLVKMGGKIKTWKKRWFVFDRNRRTLAYYADKHEAKMKGVIYFQAIEEVYYDHLKNAHKSPNPSLTFSVKTHDRVYYMVSPSPEAMRIWMDVIVTGAEGYMHFMV; via the exons ATGAAGAGCATGCTGCCCCAGAAGAGTCCTGTCACCACAATGGGCTACGGCTCAG ACTGTGTGAAGACTGAGCACAGCAATGGCAGCTCAGTGGGTGGCACCGTGATGAGAGGCTCCCGTTCGAAGGCGGAGCTGCAGGACTTGATGGAGACTCTGCAGCGCAGGAAGAGTGCTCTGGAGGCTAGCCTGAGGGCCAGCGCAGAATCTACCCGCACCTACCTCAGCCTGCCTCCTCCCAGCCCTGTGTCCCCCACTGCCCACGGGAGCTCCGAGCGCCCCCTCTCCTCCAGAGGCCTCCCCTacatgaccagcagcagcatgcCCCCCTCCCCTCGCCAGGGCGAGCGCCCTCTCAGCCCCAACCCGCCATACACACGCTCACGCCACCAATCACAGGACAGCCtgctcctctctaactcctctgATGGTCGCCGCCCCCCTGTAGCCAGTTCTATATTGTCCATGTGGAATGGTTCCTCTTCCTATGGGGAGCCTGCCCCCCGCCCACCTCGGGGCCACAGCGGTGCGGCCAGCATGCCCTCCAGCCCTCGTCTAGGCCGCAGGCTATACGCCCAGGGCCGGAACGTGGACAATGGTATGGACCCTGCACCACGTCAGAGGAAGTACTCTACAGGGTCACTCAACGGTCTGGGCTCTACCCACAGCCGCTCTCTACCCCGCCTCCACCGTTCGGCTGACTCCCCGGCTCTGTCCCTGCCACCACGCCGCTCCATGGTCTCCCACCGAGGGGAGAAGGTTTCTGTGTCCTTCTCCTCCAAGTCGAGGCGCAGCCTGTTTTCTCTGGAGCGGCCGCCAGACGTGACTGTGCCAGCCACAGCTAGTGTACCGGGTACTCCCCGCCGGGCCAGCCTGGCCTCTCTGGGCTGTGAGCTGGAGGGAGGGGGCCTGCAGGGCTCCTCACCCTGCCTGGACCTGGGCCTGGGCGAGAGGAGGCTGTCCTTTGGGAAGGGGGGACTGGGGCCGAGATCGAGGAGGGGCAGCATCAGCTCTCTGAATGGGAAGGAGGAGCTGAGAGACTACCACATGCACCAGAGAGATGAGAGGCTCAGAGAACAGGAGGTGCAGAGACTG GAGCGCCAGCGACTGGAGACCATCCTGAGCCTGTGTACTGAGCTGGGCCGTGTGGAGCGGGACCAGAGAGGCTTGGCCGTCTCCGACCTGCAGAAGATCAACAAGGAGCTGGAGAAGTTGCAGGTGTCTGATGATGAGTCTGTGTTCTCCGACTCCCCTGGCAGCGTCAGCGGCACCGCCCCGGAGAACGGCTTTGGCACCAGACCCGAGGGATACCAGTTGGCAGAGGAGCGGCAGGTCCGCGAGCGCCATCACAGGGATGCCAGGGCTCAGTCACCTGCTCTCAGCCTGCGCAGCAGTGCCCCCTCACCCTCCCCTCGCCACAGAGCCAAG CAGCAGGCTGCGGAGGATGTGCATCTGAAACAGGAAGTGAGCCGTATTGAGGAGGAGAGGATCCAGGTGCTGAACAACGTAGAGGAGGTGGAGCAGAAGATCAAAGACCTGGACAACCAGATGGAGGAGTCCATCAGAGAG ATGGAGGTAGAGCGGGCTCTGCTGGAGGGGGAGCAGGTCTCTGAGATGGCTCTgctacagagggagaaggaggtactgGACCAACTCAATGAGAAGATTGGCAGCACTGACAAGACTGCCCTCACAGAGAAGTCCCAG GAGAAAGCCCTGCTCGATGCTGAGAGGGTAAAAGTAGAGAGGCTGGCGGAGCTTGTCTCTGAGCAGAGGACCCAGCTGGACAACTGTCCCGAGGCGCTCAAGGAGCAGCTTCAGCAGCAGCTCTCCAGG GATGTGGAGGTACTGGAGGCTGAGAGGAAGTGGTTTGAAGACCTGGAGTTccagcagctggagagagagagtcgtcaGGACGAGGAGAAGGAGGGTCGGAACCAGCATTTACTGCGAGAGATAGCAGATTACCAGCGTAGTACTGTCACACGCAAGGAGAGACTCCTGACCCTGAAGAAGCAGTCAACACAGATTACCCAGCAGTCTCAGCGAGAGAAGGACAGCTTTCTGAAAGAGAAGAACAACCTGCTCCTCATGCTTCAGAGG GAGAGGGAGAACCTGGCCTCGCTGGAGAGGAAGTATGCTGAAGTGACTGGAGGGCAGGCCTTCCCTAACAACCCTGTTGCCATGAAAGAG CACTTCCGctctctggaggagaggaggcggGGCAGTAAGGAGAACTCCCACCTCAGTGACAATCTCCGTAAGAGGAGCCAGCAGCCCCTCAGTCACTACAGCAGCTCCACACTGGGCCGCAGCCTGTCCTCTAAG TCCCACGTGCCCCTGTCCCAGAGCTCCAGCTGTGGTAGTGCCATCCCCCGgggcctctctgtctctcccagagATCTGGAATCTCAACGCCTGCTCAAGG CAGGCCACAGCCACCTGTACGTGagtgaggacagacagagactggtTGACCTGTGTAGCAGGACCGTCTCAGAGTCCAACGTCTTCCTGGAGTCCTTCCACTACGCAGACAACGGCCATGCCTTCGACACGCTCAGCGTGGACAGCTCTGACAGCATGGAGACCAGCATCTCTGCCTGCTCCCCAGACAACATctccag TGCCAGCACATCCAACGTAGCAAAGATTGAAGAGATGGAACGTTTGTTACGAGAGGCCCAGGCTGATAAGAATCGTCTCCTTGAGCACAGG GAGCGTGAGATGGAGGTGCGCAGGCAGGCCCTGGAGGAGGAGCGGCGGAGGAGGGAGGACCTGGAGAAGAGACTGCAGGAGGAGACCAACAGGAGGCAGAAGATGATCGAGAGGGAGGTGAAGCTACGTGAGAAACAGAGGGCACAG GCCCGGCCGATGACACGCTACCTACCTCAGAGGAAGGATGACTTTGACCTCCATGGTCACATCGAGGCAGCTGGACACAACCCAGACAACTGCTACCACCTGGCCATCACCGATAAAACCTGCAGAGGGTTCCTGGTCAAGATGGGTGGCAAGATCAAGACCTGGAAGAAACGCTGGTTTGTCTTCGACCGGAACCGCAGGACACTGGCCTACTACGCAG ACAAACACGAGGCCAAGATGAAAGGAGTCATCTACTTCCAAGCCATAGAAGAGGTTTACTATGATCATTTAAAGAATGCACACAAG AGCCCGAACCCATCGCTGACGTTCAGCGTGAAGACCCATGACAGGGTGTACTACATGGTGTCTCCCTCCCCTGAG